A window from Gossypium raimondii isolate GPD5lz chromosome 7, ASM2569854v1, whole genome shotgun sequence encodes these proteins:
- the LOC105791844 gene encoding uncharacterized protein LOC105791844, with the protein MAKPNFGSFFNKFLSLFILLLHLGCFIFTAKDHQKPPKKRKHSPLSPSSPSHKPHANKSLSSTWSYLKRIFTSSKANCRNTIPTHPRAALTPALTSARNSQQSLVSMVIPPETHLSETSLPPPHPESDISSDNPFSPLRNDIFPCTACGEVFQKPHFLEQHQATKHAVSQLLDGDSGKNIVRIIFKTGWTDKVRNPEIHRILKIHNSPKILARFEEYRELVKAKAARNGAVVGRRDERCIADGNELLRFYCSTFMCDLGLNGSSGICSQQYCSVCGIIKSGFSPKMDGISTLSTSWRAHMAVPEDVEEEFKFMNVKRAMLVCRVVAGRVGSEGDETNKEDGGFDSVIGRGGGNMAHHTKVDEEELLVFNPRAVLPCFVIVYTV; encoded by the coding sequence ATGGCAAAACCCAATTTTGGGTCATTCTTCAACAAGTTCCTATCTCTCTTCATCCTTCTTCTTCACCTTGGTTGCTTCATTTTCACTGCCAAAGACCACCAAAAACCACCCAAGAAACGCAAACATTCGCCGCTTTCTCCTTCCTCTCCTTCTCATAAACCCCACGCCAATAAatctctttcttcaacttgGTCTTATCTCAAACGCATTTTTACTTCTTCTAAAGCCAATTGCAGAAacaccatcccaacacaccctAGAGCCGCCCTCACTCCTGCGTTAACCTCCGCTAGAAACTCCCAACAATCCCTTGTCTCTATGGTTATTCCTCCCGAAACTCATTTATCTGAGACCTCTCTTCCTCCACCTCATCCGGAATCCGACATCTCTTCCGACAACCCCTTCTCCCCTCTGCGTAATGATATCTTCCCCTGCACTGCTTGCGGTGAGGTTTTCCAAAAACCCCATTTTCTTGAGCAACACCAGGCCACCAAACACGCCGTCTCCCAACTCCTTGATGGTGATTCAGGGAAGAACATAGTCCGGATCATTTTCAAAACAGGTTGGACTGACAAAGTTAGGAACCCTGAAATCCATCGTATTTTGAAGATCCATAACAGCCCAAAGATTCTAGCGAGGTTCGAAGAATACAGGGAGCTTGTGAAAGCGAAAGCTGCTAGGAATGGTGCCGTAGTAGGGAGACGAGACGAGAGGTGCATAGCCGATGGGAACGAGCTGTTGAGATTTTACTGTTCAACATTCATGTGTGATCTGGGACTTAATGGGAGTTCCGGCATTTGCAGCCAGCAGTATTGCAGCGTCTGTGGGATAATCAAGTCTGGCTTTTCACCAAAGATGGACGGAATCTCCACGCTATCAACGAGCTGGAGAGCACACATGGCGGTCCCCGAGGATGTAGAGGAAGAGTTCAAGTTCATGAACGTGAAACGGGCCATGCTTGTCTGCCGGGTGGTAGCGGGTAGGGTGGGGTCAGAAGGGGATGAAACAAACAAGGAGGATGGCGGATTTGATTCGGTGATAGGGAGGGGAG